The DNA sequence GGACCTGTTGTCACTAGGACCTGTTGTCACCAGGACCTGTTGTCACCAGGACCTGTTGTCACTAGGACCTGTTGTCACTAGGACCTGTTGTCACTAGGACCTGTTGTCACCAGGACCTGTTGTCACCAGGACCTGTTGTCACCAGGACCTGTTGTCACCAGGACCTGTTGTCACTAGGACCTGTTGTCACTAGGACCTGTTGTCACTTGGACCTGTTGTCACCAGGACCTGTTGTCACTAGCACCTGTTGTCACCAGGACCTGTTGTCACTAGGACCTGTTGTCACTAGGACCTGTTGTCACTAGGACCTGTTGTCACTAGCACCTGTTGTCACTAGGACCTGTTGTCACTAGGACCTGTTGTCACTAGGACCTGTTGTCACTAGCACCTGTTGTCACTAGGACCTGTTGTCACTAGGACCTGTTGTCACTAGGACCTGTTGTCACTAGGACCTGTTGTCACTAGGACCTGTTGTCACTAGGACCTCTTGTCACAAGGACCTGTTATCACTAGGACCTGTTGTCACAAGGACCTGTTATCACTAGGACCTGTTGTCACTAGGACCTGTTGTCTATAGGACCTGTTGTCACTAGGACCTGTTATCACTAGGACCTCTTGTCACTAGGACCTGTTATCAATAGGACCTGTTGTACCTTGTGTGAATAAGGCCGATGGTTCCGTACGGACGTCGCTCTAACGACCGGACGTTAACTATATAAGAgccggggaggtgggggggggaggcctcGCTACCTGTCAAGGGGTCCCACGCTACCTGTCAAGGGAGGACTGGCGACGGTGGCGTGAATATttcctgcggggggggggggggggacttgccGGAGGGACTGGACCTGATGATGACGGCCAGGATGTACGCGGCCACACACACGGCTAAcaagaattaaaatattaaatatagACGGTTATAGCCACAGAGCAACAGGTTACAACAGTACCCTCAGCAGTGACAAACGAAACAACAGTTTACAACAGTACCCTCAGCAGTGACAAACGAAGCAACAGGTTACAACAGTACCCTCAGCAGTGACAAACGAAGCAACAGGTTACAACAGTACCCTCAGCAGTGACAAACGAAGCAACAGTTTACAACAGTACCCTCAGCAGTGACAAACGAAGCAATAGGTTACAACAGTACCCTCAGCAGTGACAAACGAAGCAACAGGTTACAACAGTACCCTCAGCAGTGACAAACGAAGCAACAGGTTACAACAGTACCCTCAGCAGTGACAGACAAACACAACTTCCTCAAGTTATTTGAAAAATGAGTCTTTAAAATCAACTGTAAATTCCTGTGTAGAGGCTCCACCACTCAGAGAACAGTGTTGTGTTCACCATACTGTGGCTGGGGGCAGTGTTCAGGTGTGTCCTACACCTAGGAATACTCACTGTTGCTCACTGTAGTGCTCAGGACACACCTGTTATTGGGTGTTGTGCTAAGGTCATCATAATGTTACTTTAAGTGTAAGGATTTTATAATCTAAGAAGGTTTTTTATGAGCCACAAAGATGTTTTTATAAGCTATAAAGGTATTTTATGATCTATTAAGTTATTTTATGATCTATTAAGTTATTTTATGATCTATTAAGGTATTTTATGATCTATTAAGTTATTTTATGATCTATTAAGGTATTTTATGATCTATTAAGGTATTTCATGATCTATTAAGGTATTTTATGATCTATTAAGGTATTTTATGATCTATTAAGGTATTTTATGATCTATTAAGTTATTTTATGATCTATTAAGGTATTTTATGATCTATTAAGGTATTTCATGATCTATTAAGGTATTTTATGATCTATTAAGGTATTTTATGAGCTACAAAGGTATTTTATGAGCTACAAAGGTATTTTATGAGCTACAAAGATATTTTATGATTTACAAAGGTATTTTATGAGGTACAAAGGTAGTTTATGAGCTACAAAGGTATTTTATGAGGTACAAAGGTAGTTTATGAGCTACAAAGGTATTTTATGAGGTACAAAGGTAGTTTATGATTTACAAAGGTATTTTATGAGCTACAAAGATATTTTATGATTTACAAAGGTATTTTATGAGGTACAAAGGTAATTTATGAGCTACTAAGGTATTTTATGAGGTACAAAGGTAGTTTATGATTTACAAAGGTATTTTATGAGGTACAAAGGTAGTTTATGAGCTACAAAGGTATTTTATGATCAAGGTGTTTCATATAATCTAGGAAGGTGTTTCAAGTGATTCGATAAGGCTTGGCGGCCTCCTGGAGGGCCTGGTAGTTGAACTCGGGGTAGAGAGAaggaaggtagggagagatgcgagAGGCAGGAGGTAACAAGAAGGAAGGAGATAGATAGAAggagtgaggaagagagagagagagcgtggtaGAGAGAAGGAAGAAGGAGAGCTGTCTGACTGGTCAAGAGTCTTACTACGGTGGAATAGGAATTATTTGACAGGAAGAAAGAGTTATGAGACAGGAAATTGGAGTTATGTGACGGTTCTCGGGAATTATCTCATAATAAAGATGAACTACCAGATTCTTCACAAATCTTCAAAACTGGGAATTTTTCCTCCCAGAAATAAAGGAATTATGTGACTTGTCACCAGAATTATTAATAACATgagtaactatatatatatatatatatatatatatatactttaaattATAAACATGAACAAAAGAAAGCCGTAATGTTTCGTGATGTTAAATATTAATGTTGACATTTTATATAGAGGAATTCAAGATGTAGTGATCAGTCTACGAGCTGGGAATCGCTGCGAGATCTTACATCATCCTCGTAGCGGTGTAGAGCGCGTAAACTCTTCAATAaacacaaagccgccatgatccgGGAAAGATACACAGGTTTCGCACGCATGTGGATGATGAATAGTGGCCCCTTAAGTTAGGGAAGCCTACACCGGTTGATTAATTTAGCGTGTTAATATTCTCACCTGATACACTGCCAACGGTGAGGTCACACTGACTTCATTTGAATATGAATCCTGCTTGATGAATGATGTGATGACGTCATTAGGGCAGTgcttcatgtatggtggtgtatgtggGGGACATGTACAGTGCTTCCTGTATGTGTATGTGGGGGCATGTACAGTGTTTCCTGTATGTGTATGTGGGGACATGTACAGTGCTTCCTGTATGTGTATGTGGGGGACATGTACAGTGTTTACTGTATGTGTATGTGCGGGACATGTACAGTGCTTCCTGTATGTGTATGTGGGGGCATGTACAGTGCCTGTTATACCGTCACCTCACCGTTGTTATGCCGTCACCTCACCGTTGGATACAACTGTATGCCGAAGGGTCTCATAAATCCTCCCTTTCTCACTCCTACTGTATTCTGCTGCACAGTTCTCATCTACTCCCTATACTCTCACATGACTCCTTACATCTCTTCTTGTCCTCATTCtccacatcttcctttcttcctgCCTTCcgtcctcctgttcctcctccCAACCTCTGCTACTTCCTTCCCATCTTCCTCAACATATTTCCCCTctcatccttcccctcccatgaTCCATCCgtccacctctctccctcactgcttgccccactctctccctcctcaGGGGCGAGGCCCGTAAACTGCTAATACTCACATTTGACTCATAATTAAGAGGAACGACGCCggggtatacccccccccccctctcaaaccCAAGGGAGTCTGGCCCGAGGCCTTTAAAGAACTTTCGCCTCTCTGGCGTCCAGCGAGAGAGCTCAGTTTCGAGAGGTTATTAGTGGCGTCGAGTGTCGGAGATTGTCTTAATGATCTCTTGAGCTGAGGCTTGGGGGGGGAGagagttgggtgggggggggggggggttgagagctGCTTGGCACTGCTGGTGTGTAGCGgagagtgtctctctctctctctctctctctctctctctctctctctctctctctctctctctctctctgtatgtggGAGACGAATATAGCCTCTACCGAatatagagaggagagagaaggctgccagccaccgtgggagagggGAGACAAGAGGCTGCcagccaccgtgggagaggagagagacaagAGGCTGCcagccaccgtgggagaggaGAGACAAGAGGCTGCcagccaccgtgggagaggtGAGACAAGAGGCTGCcagccaccgtgggagaggaGAGACAAGAGGCTGCcagccaccgtgggagaggaGAGACAAGAGGCTGCcagccaccgtgggagaggaGAGACAAGAGGCTGCCAGCCACCGTGGGAAATGAGAGACAAGAGGCTGCCAGCCACCGTGGGAGAGCGGGAGAGACAAGAGGTTGCcagccaccgtgggagaggaGAGACAAGAGGCTGCcagccaccgtgggagaggaGAGACAAGAGGCTTCCAGCCACCGTGGGAGAGCGGGAGAGACAAGAGGCTGCcagccaccgtgggagaggaGAGACAAGAGGCTGCcagccaccgtgggagaggagagagacaagAGGCTGCCAGCCACCGTGGGAGAGCGGGAGAGACAAGAGGCTGCcagccaccgtgggagaggaGAGACAAGAGGCTGCCAGCCACCGTGGGAGAGCGGGAGAGACAAGAGGCTTCcagccaccgtgggagaggaGAGACAAGAGGCTGCcagccaccgtgggagaggaGAGACAAGAGGCTGCCAGCCACCGTAGGAGAGGAGAGACAAGAGGCTGCCAGCCACCGTGGGAGAGCGGGAGAGACAAGAGGCTGCcagccaccgtgggagaggaGAGACAGGAGGCTGCCAGCCACCGTTGGAGAGCGGGAGAGACAAGAGGCTGCCAGCCACCGAGGGAGAGGAGAGACAAGAGGCTGCCAGCCACCGTGGGAGAGCGGGAGAGACAAGAGGCTTCcagccaccgtgggagaggaGAGACAAGAGGCTTCCAGCCATCGAGGGAGAGGAGAGACAAGAGGCTGCcagccaccgtgggagaggaGAGACAAGAGGCTGCcagccaccgtgggagaggaGAGACAAGAGGCTGCCAGCCAACGTGGGAGAGGAGAGACAAGAGGCTGCCAGCCACCGTGGGAGAGCGGGAGACAAGAGGCTGCcagccaccgtgggagaggaGAGACAAGAGGCTGCcagccaccgtgggagaggaGAGACAAGAGGCTGCcagccaccgtgggagaggaGAGACAAGAGGCTGCCAGCCAACTTGGGAGAGGAGAGACAAGAGGCTGCcagccaccgtgggagaggaGAGACAAGAGGCTGCCAGCCAACGTGGGAGAGGAGAGACAAGAGGCTGCcagccaccgtgggagaggagagagacaagAGGCTGCcagccaccgtgggagaggagagagacaagAGGCTGCcagccaccgtgggagaggaGAGACAAGAGGCTGCcagccaccgtgggagaggaGAGACAAGAGGCTCTGGCTACAAATTAATCAGTATTAATTTTCTCCTCTCACTCGCTGTGTACACCAGTCTAAtgacgctctctccctctccctctccctccccccccccccctctctctctctctctctctctctctctctctctctctctctctctctctctctctctctctctctcgtattgtTTACAGTAAGCCAGGGATCATTAAGGCTGTCAAGGCAGACAACTACGTGCAACAAACAAACACTGGTGACcttcctcagctcatctgaagccttccTCTACAGACTCACTTGTCTCACCACATTATAATTTAAACCATTAGTAATAAACTTAATTTAAATTTAAGAACCATATAACGAACAGTACTGAAATTTAAATGCGTttcttgaggtataaatacatgcagagagatgaGGTACCTGAAGCTAGCCTCGCCCCGTTCAGTAGAACGTATTCATATATCTCAACATATCAACGAGTCAACATGCAATCATTCAACATTACAGAACATTTTGaatgataaacatatacatttcttccctTTACACTTGTCATATGCTACCAGCCGTACACACTTCTAtgaccagggacacacacacattatgtgcGACAGACACCAGTAGCTGGTACTGTAGATTTGTGGACACATGCGAGGGCTTAATGGTGGGTCAGTAATGGTAGTGGTCCAGGACCACACCGTCCTCGTGTCTACATCTTCTGATGTTTGGCTTAGTGATGACGGCGGCTGTGTGTAGACCCGCTGTGTTGAGGCACGAGGCCACCTACTGGGCCTGGGTATGGACACAAACATTGTTGACGAGTAGGAGTGGCCATCAAATGTGAATAATTCTTAGAGTGATCCCAGATAAGGTCTCTAAACATTTGGTCCTGCCTATCCAGAACCCTTTTGGTTCGACAAGTGTGCTGGTGATGCCCTCCTCGCTGGCAGTGACGGCACCTGAGATCACTGCGACGGGTGTCAGCCGTATGCCCCCCCAAATttcgggagggagccggtcggccgagcggacaacacactggacttgtgatcctgtggtcctgggttcgatcccaggcgccggcgagaaacaatgggcagagtttctttcaccctatgcccctgttacctagcagtaaataggtacctgggtgttagtcagctgtcatgggctgcttcctaggggtggaggcctggtcgaggaccgggccgcggggacactaaagccccgaaatcatctccagataacctccagataacCCTGCGGCTGCATGTAGAGCAGGGCCTTACTACGAGGCTGGCAAGTTGTCCAGACTGATTACTGACTGAGCTAAGCCACTGATTCATGAGTTGAGAGCCGCGcagagtgtgttgctggtgttgtgttgagaacaTCAACATGAGTATTGCAGCGCCTTGCTGTGATGGCTGCTACGGGGGTGAGGGTAGAGAGAGACGGAGTTATCAGCAGGAACcacgaagccattacgactgtacagCAGTTGAAAGGGATAAGGGGAGAAGGATCTAGGATAgaacgagggaaaggaatggtatccaacccttggacggtcggggattgaacgccgaccttcatgaagggggaccgtcgctctaccgtccagactaAGTCGTTGGGAGAGTGAATGGAGGTAGAAAATTTTGATGAGGGCGGTCACGCCTGCGTCCAGTCTCTCCAGGTCTGTCCTGGCTAGTGGAGTTTCAGTTGACTCTCATACAGGTTCAGCAGTGACTGCTCGAGTGCCTGCTGGAGGTGTAAGTGGGAGTGTGTCTGAGGCGGCAGGAGTGGAGGTCACAGAGGTGTGTGGAGGACCTGCAGAAGGCGCCGCGGGTCTGGAGTTGTGTGCCGCTGCTCCCTGTATACTTTAAGATGGAGAGTATCTCACCGCCCTCTAGCCTCTAAAGGCGCTAGCCGTGTGAGGGGCCCAGGAGCTGCAGCCTCTTGCTACTGGCCACCGACACTTGTAAACATTGGGCATGATAATCAgagcctccctctctttctcacttcattctctctctctctctctctctctctctctctctctctctctttctctctctctctgatctcgGCTCACCAATATACACCTTCCACTTGGACTGGTCAGTATAACAACTGCTTCTTACTGGGTTCAAATTTAAGTTCAAATATGTTtactgagacaagaaaaaatacaactgaaagggatagagcagcttaggctatttctacccccgttTAATGGGTTGGCGTTCGATCCACGAAGGTCCAAGTAACAGGGCACTGCTCTTTCACtgcgttctcatatcccagctccttgtcctcatatcccagctccttgtcctcatatcccagctccttgtcctcatatcccagctccttgtcctcatatcccagctccttgttctcggaTACTTATCAAGAGCTGTGTAGTTATACTACCTGACGGCTCCTTCCTAATAATCACCTCACCTCTCAGCGTCCTCAGATCACTCTCCCAAATATATCTCCATCTTCTCATATGCCGTCAGACAACACCAGGGAAAGAAAAGTCTTGCCAGAGTCGCTGCTTC is a window from the Procambarus clarkii isolate CNS0578487 chromosome 48, FALCON_Pclarkii_2.0, whole genome shotgun sequence genome containing:
- the LOC138351134 gene encoding repetin-like codes for the protein MRDKRLPATVGERERQEVASHRGRGETRGCQPPWERRDKRLPATVGERERQEAASHRGRGETRGCQPPWERRETRGCQPPWESGRDKRLPATVGEERQEAASHRGRAGETRGFQPPWERRDKRLPATVGEERQEAASHRRRGETRGCQPPWESGRDKRLPATVGEERQEAASHRWRAGETRGCQPPRERRDKRLPATVGERERQEASSHRGRGETRGFQPSRERRDKRLPATVGEERQEAASHRGRGETRGCQPTWERRDKRLPATVGERETRGCQPPWERRDKRLPATVGEERQEAASHRGRGETRGCQPTWERRDKRLPATVGEERQEAASQRGRGETRGCQPPWERRETRGCQPPWERRETRGCQPPWERRDKRLPATVGEERQEALATN